Proteins encoded within one genomic window of Pararhizobium capsulatum DSM 1112:
- a CDS encoding monovalent cation/H+ antiporter subunit D: protein MSWAQHLIILPILLPLMTGAAIIPIDERRRMIKGVIGFCSTAVVFAGSVYLLRCASDFGVNAPGAGIYLLGNWPAPFGIVLVLDRLSALMLVLTSFLALAAQVFAMARWHSAGSHFHSLFQLMLAGLNGAFLTGDLFNLFVFFEMMLAASYGLLLHGSGQLRVKAGLHYIAINLVASSLFLIGVSLIYGATGTLNMADLAMRITGLSGESRMLMEAGVAVLGVAFLVKAGMWPLGFWLPSTYSAATPPVAAIFAILTKVGVYVLLRLSLLFFSSEAGNSTGFGQAVLLYGGMLTIAFGAIGVLASQAMGRLAGYCVLVSSGTLLAAIGIGGVDVIGGALLYLVSSTITICAFFLLIELVERARDAGADVLAVTMEAYGDTDEDEVEKQEGVAVPGTVAVLGLCFCVCAVLLAGLPPLSGFLAKFAILHGLFDPESGDASQISGAQWTYVALLILSGLAAMIAMNRIGVRTFWNSIEGTIPRVYLIEITPVLILLAACVFLSIQAGPAMHFMDATAKYLVEPQNYTGRVMSALQIGRE, encoded by the coding sequence ATGAGCTGGGCCCAACATCTGATTATCCTGCCCATATTACTGCCGCTGATGACCGGCGCAGCGATCATACCGATCGACGAACGCCGACGCATGATCAAGGGCGTTATCGGCTTCTGCTCGACCGCGGTCGTCTTTGCAGGGTCGGTGTATCTCCTGCGCTGTGCGAGCGACTTCGGCGTGAATGCGCCCGGCGCCGGTATCTATCTGCTCGGCAACTGGCCCGCCCCGTTCGGTATCGTGTTGGTTCTCGATCGGCTATCGGCGCTGATGCTGGTGCTCACCAGCTTCCTGGCGCTCGCCGCCCAGGTTTTCGCCATGGCGCGCTGGCACAGTGCGGGCTCGCACTTCCATTCGCTTTTCCAGCTGATGCTTGCCGGCCTGAACGGCGCGTTCCTCACCGGCGATCTTTTCAATCTCTTCGTCTTCTTCGAGATGATGCTCGCGGCATCCTACGGTCTGCTGCTGCATGGTTCGGGGCAACTGCGCGTCAAGGCCGGACTGCATTATATCGCCATCAATCTGGTCGCCTCTTCGCTGTTCCTGATCGGGGTCAGCTTGATCTACGGCGCGACGGGTACGCTCAACATGGCAGACCTTGCCATGCGAATTACGGGACTGAGCGGCGAAAGCCGCATGCTGATGGAAGCTGGCGTCGCGGTTCTCGGTGTCGCCTTCCTGGTCAAGGCCGGCATGTGGCCGCTCGGCTTCTGGCTTCCGAGTACCTATTCGGCAGCAACCCCTCCGGTTGCGGCAATCTTCGCCATTCTCACCAAGGTCGGTGTCTATGTTCTCCTGCGCCTTTCGCTGTTGTTCTTCAGCAGTGAAGCCGGCAATTCGACGGGTTTCGGCCAAGCGGTTCTTCTTTACGGCGGAATGCTCACCATCGCATTCGGTGCGATCGGGGTGCTCGCTTCGCAAGCAATGGGACGGCTTGCAGGTTACTGTGTACTCGTCTCTTCTGGTACGTTGCTTGCAGCTATCGGCATTGGTGGCGTTGATGTCATCGGCGGCGCATTGCTTTACCTCGTCAGCTCGACGATCACGATCTGCGCCTTCTTCCTGCTGATCGAACTCGTCGAACGCGCCCGCGACGCTGGCGCCGACGTTCTCGCGGTCACGATGGAAGCCTATGGCGACACCGACGAGGACGAGGTGGAGAAGCAGGAAGGCGTCGCCGTTCCCGGCACCGTTGCTGTGCTTGGCCTCTGCTTTTGCGTCTGCGCCGTGTTGCTGGCCGGCCTGCCACCGCTTTCCGGCTTTCTTGCCAAGTTCGCGATCCTGCACGGCCTCTTCGATCCTGAAAGCGGGGATGCAAGCCAGATATCCGGTGCGCAGTGGACCTATGTCGCCCTGCTGATCCTTTCCGGCCTGGCCGCCATGATTGCCATGAACCGTATCGGCGTACGAACCTTCTGGAATTCCATCGAAGGCACCATTCCCCGCGTCTACCTGATCGAGATCACGCCTGTGCTGATCCTGCTCGCAGCCTGCGTCTTCCTGAGTATACAGGCAGGTCCCGCCATGCACTTCATGGACGCCACGGCGAAATACCTTGTGGAGCCGCAGAATTATACGGGGCGTGTCATGTCCGCCCTACAGATTGGAAGGGAATAG
- the mnhG gene encoding monovalent cation/H(+) antiporter subunit G, with protein MSHVTDLPVWVAAIVCVLLLAGSALTLIGAIGLLRLDTIYRRLHAPTLGASGGALLISLASMICFAVLQSRWIFHEVLIVSFVVLTTPVTMMMLGQSALYRDRVENRKDVPSKANGEPIDPELNKGADV; from the coding sequence ATGAGCCATGTCACCGATCTCCCCGTCTGGGTGGCCGCTATCGTCTGCGTGCTGCTTCTGGCAGGCTCGGCGCTGACGCTGATCGGCGCCATCGGCCTCTTGAGGCTCGACACTATCTACCGGCGACTGCACGCACCGACGCTAGGCGCCAGCGGTGGTGCGCTTCTCATCAGCCTCGCCTCGATGATCTGTTTTGCGGTGCTGCAAAGCCGCTGGATATTCCACGAAGTCCTGATCGTATCGTTCGTGGTACTGACGACGCCGGTCACTATGATGATGCTCGGCCAATCGGCGCTCTATCGCGATCGCGTCGAGAACAGGAAAGACGTGCCTTCCAAGGCCAATGGTGAGCCGATCGATCCCGAGCTCAACAAAGGGGCAGATGTCTAG
- a CDS encoding Na+/H+ antiporter subunit E — MRVWLPYPLLFFGLLIVWLLINQSISLGQLILGSILSASLVWIMANLQPHKSMLRRVGLLFPLTGRIAVDVFRSNIAVMRVILMSGRRPVNSGFVTMKIELEDENALAMLACILTTTPGTAWLEHDRQTKLLTIHVLDLENEQYWIDLITTRYVVPLKEIFG, encoded by the coding sequence ATGCGCGTCTGGCTTCCCTATCCGCTGCTCTTCTTCGGTCTGCTGATTGTCTGGCTGCTGATCAACCAATCAATCTCCCTCGGCCAGCTGATCCTGGGTTCGATCCTCTCGGCCTCGCTGGTCTGGATCATGGCCAATCTGCAGCCGCACAAATCGATGTTGCGTCGCGTCGGTCTGCTATTTCCCTTGACCGGACGTATCGCCGTCGATGTCTTCCGGTCCAATATCGCGGTCATGCGGGTTATCCTCATGTCGGGTCGCCGTCCCGTCAATTCGGGCTTCGTGACCATGAAGATCGAGCTTGAGGACGAAAATGCGCTGGCGATGCTTGCTTGCATCCTCACGACGACGCCAGGTACGGCCTGGCTGGAGCACGACCGGCAGACGAAACTTCTGACGATCCACGTGCTCGACCTCGAAAACGAGCAATACTGGATCGACCTGATCACGACGCGCTACGTTGTGCCGCTGAAGGAGATTTTTGGATGA
- a CDS encoding ATP-binding protein, translated as MGSLRTRFTILLVVAVLLVLVIATFVTTQLLRRPSDALFEQALAEKAQLALMLLDEDPTAAERLHIVIGEAPLPAWIDRKRTEGLAAAARQNGYEAEMAMLSRPENEARGLAVRLPDGRWAYLVFPGPGPFPLWPLVAYLTLVAAGVVAVAVYASEVMMRPLRVLDEAIAKIRPDGVIPEMTEEGPMEVRTTVRTINKLASRLNAAMASRMRLVAAAGHDMRTPMTRMRLRAEFVTEQDDRAAWLKDLDELDQIADSAIRLVREEVSPHMHEPVSLDGLVQEVVTEISEMGLPVQKGEITTAIVSGASFALKRALRNLVVNAATHGQGVEVSLSLDGDESAILKIADQGPGIPTDLLDRVFEPFFRVDQARRKLIPGAGLGLAIAREIIENHGGAIEIVNRPGGGLQQTVRLPLLVS; from the coding sequence ATGGGGTCGCTGCGCACACGGTTCACCATTCTTCTCGTCGTCGCGGTGCTCCTGGTTCTGGTCATTGCAACCTTTGTCACCACGCAACTTCTGAGACGGCCCTCTGATGCCCTGTTCGAACAGGCGCTTGCCGAAAAAGCCCAACTCGCCTTGATGCTGCTCGACGAGGATCCAACCGCAGCTGAGCGCCTTCATATCGTTATCGGCGAAGCACCTCTGCCAGCCTGGATCGATCGGAAAAGGACCGAGGGGCTCGCTGCCGCTGCACGGCAAAACGGTTATGAGGCCGAAATGGCCATGCTGTCCCGCCCCGAAAATGAAGCAAGAGGCCTTGCAGTTCGTCTTCCTGATGGTCGTTGGGCCTATCTCGTTTTTCCCGGACCCGGACCTTTCCCGCTCTGGCCGCTCGTGGCCTATCTCACGCTCGTTGCCGCAGGTGTAGTCGCTGTCGCGGTCTATGCAAGCGAGGTGATGATGCGGCCGCTCAGAGTTCTCGACGAGGCCATCGCCAAGATCAGACCGGATGGCGTCATTCCCGAAATGACGGAAGAAGGGCCGATGGAAGTGCGGACGACAGTTCGCACCATCAACAAGCTCGCCTCTCGCCTGAATGCGGCGATGGCAAGCCGCATGCGTCTTGTCGCTGCTGCCGGGCACGACATGCGCACGCCGATGACGCGGATGCGTTTGCGCGCCGAGTTCGTCACGGAACAGGACGATCGTGCCGCTTGGCTGAAGGATCTCGACGAACTTGATCAGATCGCCGACAGCGCCATTCGTCTGGTGCGCGAAGAAGTGAGCCCCCATATGCACGAGCCGGTTTCCCTGGATGGCCTTGTTCAGGAAGTCGTGACGGAAATTTCCGAGATGGGATTACCGGTCCAGAAAGGGGAGATAACGACGGCTATCGTTTCCGGTGCTTCGTTTGCGCTGAAACGCGCCTTGCGTAACCTTGTGGTGAATGCGGCGACGCATGGGCAGGGTGTGGAGGTTTCGCTGTCTCTGGATGGAGATGAAAGCGCCATCCTCAAGATCGCCGATCAAGGACCGGGTATTCCAACCGATCTGCTGGACCGTGTGTTCGAGCCCTTTTTCAGGGTCGATCAGGCGCGTCGCAAGCTTATTCCCGGCGCTGGTCTGGGCCTCGCCATCGCCCGCGAGATCATCGAGAATCACGGGGGTGCGATCGAGATCGTCAACCGCCCCGGAGGCGGTCTACAGCAGACGGTACGACTTCCGCTGCTGGTATCCTGA
- a CDS encoding response regulator: protein MDNPSHILVVDDDPEIRRLLGKYLDGQGFRVSLAGSRAECEAKLSELKIDLLVLDVMLPDGSGLDLCRSLRDRMPGLSVILLTALKEDVDRIIGLEFGADDYLGKPFNPRELAARIRAVLRRGRQEPRPAVERRYIFANYVANIESRTLTAPNGSPVDLTGGEFELLMVFLQRPGRILSRDSLLDLTQGRAADPFDRSIDILVSRLRRKLGDASVFNMLKTVRNKGYQLAVPVERGA from the coding sequence ATGGACAATCCTTCACATATTCTCGTCGTAGACGACGACCCAGAAATTCGCCGGCTTCTCGGAAAGTATCTCGATGGCCAGGGCTTCCGCGTGAGCCTTGCCGGCAGCCGCGCTGAATGCGAGGCCAAGTTGTCGGAACTCAAGATCGACCTGCTGGTTCTCGACGTCATGCTGCCAGACGGTTCGGGGCTGGATCTCTGCCGGTCGCTGCGCGATCGTATGCCCGGGCTTTCCGTTATCCTGCTGACAGCGCTGAAGGAAGATGTCGATCGCATTATCGGTTTGGAGTTCGGCGCCGACGATTATCTCGGAAAACCCTTCAATCCCCGCGAGCTTGCGGCACGGATCCGTGCTGTTCTTCGCCGGGGGAGGCAGGAGCCCCGGCCGGCCGTGGAGCGTCGTTATATCTTTGCAAACTACGTGGCGAACATTGAAAGCCGGACGCTGACGGCTCCGAACGGTTCGCCTGTCGATTTGACCGGCGGCGAATTCGAGCTTCTGATGGTCTTCCTGCAGCGCCCGGGACGGATATTGTCGCGCGATTCGCTTCTGGATTTGACCCAGGGGCGCGCAGCCGATCCCTTCGATCGATCGATCGATATCCTTGTCAGCCGGTTGCGCCGCAAGCTGGGGGATGCAAGCGTCTTCAACATGCTGAAGACGGTTCGCAACAAGGGGTATCAGCTCGCCGTCCCGGTCGAACGCGGCGCCTGA
- the cobM gene encoding precorrin-4 C(11)-methyltransferase yields the protein MTVHFIGAGPGAADLITVRGRNLIARCPVCLYAGSIVSPELLQYCPEGARIVDTAPMSLDEIEAEYVRAAEAGEDVARLHSGDLSVWSAVAEQIRRLEAYDIDYTMTPGVPAFAAAASALGRELTIPAVAQSLVLTRVSGRASPMPNAETLAGFGSTGATLAIHLAIHALDQVVEELTPLYGEDCPVAIVVKASWPDERILRGTLGDITAKVAADPIERTALIFVGRSLEASDFRESSLYDAAYQRRFRGRDGL from the coding sequence ATGACAGTGCATTTCATCGGTGCAGGCCCAGGTGCTGCCGACCTCATCACGGTGCGCGGCCGCAATCTCATCGCGCGCTGCCCGGTCTGCCTCTACGCGGGCTCGATTGTCTCGCCGGAGCTTCTGCAATACTGCCCGGAAGGCGCCCGCATCGTCGATACGGCGCCGATGTCGCTGGATGAGATCGAGGCCGAATACGTCCGTGCCGCCGAAGCCGGTGAGGATGTCGCACGGCTGCATTCCGGTGATCTTTCTGTCTGGAGTGCTGTGGCCGAACAGATCAGGCGGCTGGAAGCGTACGACATCGATTATACGATGACGCCCGGTGTGCCGGCCTTTGCTGCGGCGGCAAGCGCGCTCGGGCGGGAGCTGACCATTCCGGCTGTCGCCCAAAGCCTCGTGTTGACCCGCGTCTCGGGCCGCGCTTCGCCGATGCCGAATGCCGAGACCCTTGCGGGGTTCGGTTCAACGGGTGCCACACTTGCCATTCATCTTGCGATCCACGCTCTGGATCAGGTCGTGGAAGAGCTGACGCCGCTTTACGGTGAGGATTGCCCGGTGGCGATCGTGGTCAAGGCGTCGTGGCCGGACGAGCGCATCCTGCGCGGTACGCTCGGCGATATCACGGCAAAGGTGGCTGCCGATCCCATAGAGCGTACAGCGCTGATCTTCGTTGGCCGATCACTCGAAGCCAGCGATTTCCGCGAGAGCTCGCTTTACGATGCCGCCTATCAGCGCCGCTTCAGAGGCCGCGACGGTCTTTAA
- the cbiE gene encoding precorrin-6y C5,15-methyltransferase (decarboxylating) subunit CbiE: protein MVETTSSDKIGRWLTIIGIGEDGLAGLGDEAKRAISSAAVVFGGTRHIALAKAAIIGKSRSWLSPFERSVEDVVRLRGRPVVVLASGDPFLFGVGVTLARRIGLEEMRVIPAPSAFSLAASRMGWALQDTITVSLHGRPLDLIRPHLQPGVRVIALTSDEKGPETLAQLLTETGFGASRLIVLEALGGERERVTSVEASAFAISGIDPLNVCAIEVQADKDARVLTLASGLDDALFEHDGQLTKREVRALTLSALAPRRGELLWDIGGGSGSISIEWMLCDPAMHAIAIEASAERAARIARNAVRFGVPYLRVVEGTAPEALAGLPVPDAIFIGGGGSEDGVMDATVAALRSGGRLVANAVTTEMEAVLLAHQSKLGGTLTRIDIARASPVGSMTGWKPAMPVTQWSWVKPL from the coding sequence ATGGTTGAAACGACATCCTCGGACAAGATCGGGCGCTGGTTGACGATTATCGGTATTGGTGAAGATGGTCTAGCCGGTCTCGGTGACGAGGCCAAGCGGGCGATTTCGTCTGCTGCAGTCGTCTTTGGCGGCACGCGGCATATCGCGCTGGCCAAAGCTGCGATCATCGGTAAGAGCCGCTCCTGGCTCAGTCCGTTTGAACGCTCGGTGGAAGACGTCGTGCGCTTGCGCGGCAGGCCTGTCGTCGTTCTCGCCTCTGGCGATCCGTTCCTCTTCGGCGTGGGCGTGACACTCGCCCGACGGATCGGCCTGGAAGAGATGCGGGTCATTCCCGCCCCGTCCGCTTTCAGCCTTGCGGCTTCGCGCATGGGCTGGGCGCTGCAGGATACGATCACCGTTTCGCTGCATGGGCGTCCGCTCGATCTCATTCGCCCACATCTGCAGCCGGGCGTGCGCGTAATCGCACTGACATCCGATGAGAAAGGTCCGGAAACTCTTGCGCAATTGCTGACGGAAACCGGTTTTGGGGCGTCGCGGCTGATCGTGCTGGAGGCACTGGGCGGGGAGCGGGAGCGAGTTACCAGCGTGGAAGCCTCCGCCTTTGCGATCAGTGGCATCGACCCGTTGAATGTCTGCGCGATCGAGGTTCAGGCTGACAAGGATGCACGGGTGTTGACGCTGGCATCCGGATTGGATGATGCCCTCTTCGAACATGACGGACAGCTTACCAAGCGTGAAGTCCGGGCGTTGACGCTCTCTGCCTTGGCTCCGCGTCGAGGTGAGCTGCTCTGGGATATCGGCGGCGGCTCCGGCTCGATCTCTATCGAATGGATGTTGTGCGACCCGGCGATGCACGCCATCGCCATCGAGGCTTCGGCTGAAAGGGCTGCGCGGATCGCGCGTAATGCCGTCCGCTTCGGCGTTCCCTATCTTCGGGTTGTCGAGGGAACGGCGCCTGAGGCGCTCGCTGGTTTGCCGGTACCGGATGCGATTTTCATCGGTGGCGGCGGTAGCGAGGATGGGGTGATGGACGCCACAGTTGCTGCCCTTCGTTCCGGCGGGCGGCTGGTGGCGAACGCGGTGACGACGGAGATGGAGGCGGTGCTGCTTGCCCATCAGTCGAAGCTCGGTGGTACGCTGACCCGTATCGACATTGCTCGTGCGAGCCCTGTTGGCAGCATGACGGGATGGAAACCGGCGATGCCGGTGACGCAGTGGAGCTGGGTAAAACCCCTTTAG
- a CDS encoding monovalent cation/H+ antiporter subunit A, producing MLLGLVLAPFAGSLVAICIPSSKGAAAAWFAGAIALFCLVTSVGLYPMISNGTPLRYDLAWLPELGLNFTLRMDGFAWMFASLVTAIGLLVVVYARYYMSTSDPVPRFFSLFLAFMGAMLGVVLSGNLILLAIFWELTSIISFLLIGYWHHNAAARDGARMALTITGTGGLCMFVGLMLIGHVVGSYDLDTVLASGNVIRDHPLYTTILVLILMGALTKSAQFPFHFWLPHAMAAPTPVSAYLHSATLVKAGVFLLIRLWPVMAGTDAWFWIVGLAGLSTLLLGAYFAIFQQDLKGLLAYSTISHLGLITVLLSLGSPLAAVAAIFHTMNHATFKASLFMAAGIIDHETGTRDMRRLSGLFKYMPFTATLAMVASASMAGVPLLNGFLSKEMFFAEAIETHKYNLLDTLTPYVATLASMFSVTYSLRFIHSVFFGPPPTDLPKAPHEPPHWMRAPIEFLVLACLVVGIVPSYTIGPFLHTAVQSVLGAATPNYSLAVWHGWNLPLFMSLIALAGGVALFLMMKSYLATSIEGPPLFRRLEGQRIFERVLVTLSWKWARWIEMRAGTRRLQPQMRVLVFVALAAGTTPLLLKGFSPATIVLRSIDPILALLWLIGIICAVGAAYQAKFHRLAALVLLGGAGLVTCLTFVWLSAPDLAVTQLLVEIVTTVLILLGLRWLPKRIEQHDEQELMTFPVRMRRLRDFALAILCGIGMMLISYTVMTRSLPETISSYFLERAYSEGGGTNVVNVILVDFRGFDTLGEIAVLCIVALTVFALLLRFRPATESLETPEQQRVQNAFDDKHPDRAKGDSIAEYLFIPSVIMRWMFPAIGMFAAFLFFRGHDLPGGGFAAGITMSIAFILQYMAGGTRWVEERLRIHPLRWMSIGLIVATATGLGSWLFDYPFLTSHAQYVDLPLIGKIPLASAILFDLGVFSLVLGATVLILIALAHQSLRAPRAQMRAARSAGKEIV from the coding sequence TTGCTTTTAGGCCTGGTTCTTGCGCCGTTTGCAGGAAGCCTCGTTGCAATCTGTATTCCGAGTAGCAAGGGTGCTGCGGCGGCATGGTTCGCAGGTGCAATTGCGCTGTTCTGCCTTGTGACCTCCGTCGGTCTGTATCCGATGATCTCCAACGGCACACCGCTACGCTATGATCTCGCATGGCTGCCTGAACTCGGTCTCAACTTCACCCTGCGCATGGACGGTTTCGCCTGGATGTTTGCGAGCCTCGTGACCGCAATCGGTCTGCTGGTCGTCGTCTACGCACGCTATTACATGTCCACGAGCGATCCCGTTCCGCGCTTTTTCTCGCTGTTCCTCGCCTTCATGGGCGCCATGCTCGGTGTCGTGCTTTCGGGCAACCTGATCCTGCTTGCGATCTTCTGGGAACTGACAAGCATCATCTCCTTCCTGCTGATCGGCTATTGGCATCACAATGCGGCGGCGCGCGATGGTGCGAGAATGGCTTTGACCATCACCGGCACCGGCGGCCTCTGCATGTTCGTCGGACTGATGCTGATTGGCCATGTGGTCGGCAGCTACGATCTCGACACGGTTCTCGCCTCCGGCAACGTCATTCGCGACCATCCGCTTTATACGACGATCCTCGTCCTGATCCTCATGGGCGCCTTGACGAAGAGCGCTCAGTTTCCCTTTCACTTCTGGCTGCCTCACGCCATGGCGGCGCCCACACCGGTTTCCGCCTACCTCCATTCCGCAACGCTGGTGAAGGCTGGCGTCTTCCTGCTGATCCGCCTCTGGCCGGTGATGGCCGGCACCGACGCCTGGTTCTGGATCGTCGGCCTTGCCGGCCTCAGCACGCTGCTGCTCGGCGCGTATTTTGCCATTTTCCAGCAGGACCTGAAGGGGCTGCTTGCCTATTCGACCATCAGCCATCTTGGTCTGATCACCGTGCTCCTCAGCCTCGGAAGCCCCTTGGCAGCAGTCGCGGCGATCTTCCATACGATGAACCACGCGACCTTCAAGGCCTCGCTGTTCATGGCGGCGGGCATCATCGACCACGAAACCGGCACGCGCGACATGCGGCGTCTGAGCGGCCTGTTCAAATACATGCCGTTCACGGCGACGCTGGCCATGGTCGCCAGCGCCTCCATGGCGGGAGTGCCGCTGCTCAACGGCTTCCTGTCCAAGGAAATGTTCTTCGCCGAAGCGATCGAGACCCACAAGTACAACCTGCTCGACACGCTGACACCTTACGTGGCGACGCTTGCCAGCATGTTTTCGGTCACCTATTCGCTGCGCTTCATTCACAGTGTCTTCTTCGGCCCACCGCCGACCGACCTGCCGAAGGCCCCGCACGAGCCGCCGCACTGGATGCGCGCGCCGATCGAGTTCCTGGTGCTTGCCTGCCTCGTTGTCGGCATCGTTCCCAGCTATACGATCGGCCCGTTCCTGCACACCGCTGTGCAGTCGGTCCTCGGCGCCGCAACGCCCAACTACAGCCTCGCCGTCTGGCATGGCTGGAACCTGCCGCTGTTCATGAGCCTGATCGCCCTTGCGGGCGGTGTCGCCCTTTTCCTGATGATGAAGAGCTATCTCGCCACCAGCATCGAAGGACCGCCGCTGTTTCGCCGGCTGGAGGGCCAGCGCATCTTCGAGCGCGTGCTCGTGACGCTGTCCTGGAAATGGGCGCGCTGGATCGAAATGCGGGCTGGCACCCGACGCTTGCAGCCGCAGATGCGCGTTCTTGTTTTCGTGGCGCTGGCCGCCGGCACGACACCGCTCCTTCTGAAAGGCTTCTCGCCCGCAACCATCGTTCTGCGATCAATTGACCCGATCCTCGCTCTACTCTGGCTGATCGGCATAATCTGCGCCGTAGGTGCAGCCTACCAGGCGAAATTCCATCGCCTTGCCGCCCTTGTGCTGCTTGGAGGCGCAGGGCTCGTGACCTGCCTGACCTTCGTCTGGCTGTCCGCACCGGATCTGGCCGTCACCCAACTGCTCGTCGAGATCGTCACCACGGTCCTCATCCTGCTCGGCCTGCGCTGGCTGCCGAAACGCATCGAACAGCATGACGAGCAGGAACTCATGACCTTCCCGGTGAGGATGCGGCGTCTGCGCGACTTCGCGCTCGCCATCCTCTGCGGCATCGGCATGATGCTGATCTCCTACACGGTAATGACGAGGTCCCTGCCCGAGACAATATCGAGCTACTTCCTCGAACGCGCCTATAGCGAAGGCGGCGGCACCAACGTCGTCAACGTTATTCTCGTGGATTTCCGAGGCTTCGATACGCTCGGCGAGATCGCGGTTCTCTGCATTGTCGCGCTGACAGTCTTCGCACTTCTCCTGCGCTTCCGCCCCGCGACCGAGAGCCTCGAGACGCCGGAACAGCAGCGCGTGCAAAACGCCTTCGATGACAAGCATCCGGATCGCGCCAAGGGCGACAGCATCGCCGAATACCTGTTCATCCCCTCCGTCATCATGCGCTGGATGTTCCCGGCGATCGGCATGTTTGCGGCTTTCCTGTTCTTCCGTGGTCACGACCTGCCGGGCGGCGGCTTTGCGGCCGGCATCACAATGTCGATCGCCTTCATCCTGCAATATATGGCCGGCGGCACGCGCTGGGTCGAAGAACGACTGCGGATCCACCCCTTGCGCTGGATGAGCATCGGTCTGATCGTTGCGACCGCAACCGGTCTTGGCTCGTGGCTGTTCGACTACCCGTTCCTGACGTCCCATGCGCAATATGTGGACTTGCCGCTGATCGGAAAGATACCGCTCGCCAGCGCAATCCTTTTCGATCTCGGCGTGTTTTCGCTCGTGCTGGGTGCAACCGTCCTGATCCTGATTGCCCTCGCCCACCAGTCCTTGCGTGCGCCGCGTGCGCAAATGCGGGCTGCTCGCTCTGCCGGAAAGGAGATCGTCTGA
- a CDS encoding Na+/H+ antiporter subunit C, giving the protein MELVLSVAIGVLTASGVWLLFRPRTYQVVIGLSLLSYAVNLFIFGMGRLRTNAPPVLEKGGVGGLLTHTDPIPQALVLTAIVIGFAMTALFLVVLLASRGLTGTDHVDGRE; this is encoded by the coding sequence ATGGAACTCGTTCTTTCCGTCGCCATCGGCGTTCTGACAGCGTCCGGCGTGTGGCTCCTGTTCCGGCCCCGTACCTATCAGGTCGTCATCGGCCTTTCGCTGCTGTCCTATGCGGTCAATCTCTTCATCTTCGGCATGGGTCGTCTGCGCACCAATGCACCGCCAGTTCTCGAAAAAGGCGGGGTCGGCGGGTTGCTGACCCATACCGATCCCATCCCCCAGGCGCTGGTTCTGACCGCAATCGTCATCGGTTTTGCCATGACCGCACTGTTTCTCGTTGTTCTCCTGGCATCGCGCGGCCTGACGGGCACCGACCATGTGGACGGCCGGGAGTGA
- a CDS encoding K+/H+ antiporter subunit F has protein sequence MSELLIIWAILVSQILLTLAMGCALYRMARGPRAQDRILGLDALYIIAMLLLVTFGIRTANTIYFEAALIIALLGFVSSIAFAKFLMRGEVIE, from the coding sequence ATGAGCGAACTTCTGATCATCTGGGCCATCCTCGTGTCACAGATCCTTTTGACGCTCGCCATGGGTTGTGCGCTTTATCGCATGGCGCGCGGGCCGCGCGCGCAGGATCGTATCCTGGGGCTCGATGCGCTGTATATCATCGCGATGCTGCTGCTTGTAACCTTCGGCATCCGTACGGCAAACACGATCTACTTCGAAGCGGCCTTGATCATTGCCCTTCTCGGCTTCGTCTCGTCCATCGCCTTTGCGAAATTCCTTATGCGCGGCGAGGTGATCGAATGA